A stretch of the Selenomonas ruminantium subsp. lactilytica TAM6421 genome encodes the following:
- a CDS encoding RrF2 family transcriptional regulator: protein MISTRGRYALRVMLDLAENENGKYIPLKDIAARQELSKKYLEIIVKDLVKGGMVIGASGKGGGYKLCRHPEEYTLGEIIELMEGTLATVACLADQEHECPRKTFCKTLPLWTEYHHLVHDFFYGKKLSDLL from the coding sequence ATGATTTCCACCCGCGGACGCTATGCTTTGCGCGTTATGCTGGATTTAGCCGAAAATGAAAATGGGAAATATATCCCGCTGAAAGATATCGCTGCCCGTCAGGAACTGTCCAAGAAGTATTTAGAGATTATCGTCAAAGATCTGGTCAAGGGCGGTATGGTGATTGGAGCCAGCGGCAAAGGCGGCGGCTATAAACTTTGCCGCCATCCGGAAGAATATACCCTGGGCGAAATCATCGAACTGATGGAAGGTACCCTGGCCACGGTTGCCTGTCTGGCGGACCAGGAACACGAATGTCCCCGCAAAACCTTCTGCAAAACACTTCCCCTCTGGACGGAATATCACCATCTGGTACATGATTTCTTCTACGGCAAAAAATTAAGCGACCTTTTATAA
- a CDS encoding cation diffusion facilitator family transporter, with protein MTDNIATKERAASRRDRIIIKTSIIGILTNVLLAAFKAAVGLMSNSIAVILDAVNNLSDALSSIITIVGTKLAGKQPNREHPLGYGRIEYLSALIVAGIVLYAGITSAVESVKKIIYPEEPDYGMVALIIIAAAVVVKIVLGKYVKAQGEKVNSGSLIASGADAMFDAVLSFSVLISAILFLTTGLSLESYVGAVISGFIIKSGIDMIRDTLDEILGKRVSKEISQQIKDILKSEPEVRGAYDLVLYNYGPNKDLASVHIELPDTMNVKDVDKLTRTVETKVYEQTGIILAAVGVYSHNTEDNEAARIHSDVRERVTAYDWALQIHGFYVDTEAKDMRFDVVMSFDIKPQEGLRILHADLKQAYPEYNIHIVSDVDLSD; from the coding sequence ATGACTGACAATATCGCAACCAAAGAAAGGGCCGCCTCCCGGCGGGATCGCATCATTATCAAAACCAGCATCATCGGCATCCTGACCAATGTGCTGCTGGCCGCCTTCAAGGCAGCCGTCGGCCTCATGTCCAATTCCATTGCCGTGATTTTGGATGCCGTCAACAACTTGTCCGATGCCCTTTCCTCCATCATCACGATTGTAGGCACAAAACTGGCCGGGAAGCAGCCCAACCGCGAACACCCTTTAGGCTATGGCCGGATTGAATATCTCAGCGCCCTGATCGTGGCAGGGATTGTGCTTTATGCCGGCATTACCTCCGCCGTTGAATCGGTCAAGAAGATAATTTATCCGGAAGAACCGGACTATGGAATGGTGGCCCTCATCATCATTGCCGCAGCCGTGGTGGTGAAGATCGTCCTGGGAAAATATGTAAAGGCCCAGGGGGAGAAAGTGAATTCTGGCTCCCTTATCGCGTCCGGCGCGGATGCCATGTTCGATGCCGTGCTTTCCTTCTCCGTGCTTATCTCGGCCATCCTCTTCCTGACCACCGGCCTGTCCCTGGAATCTTATGTGGGCGCTGTGATCTCCGGCTTTATCATCAAGTCCGGCATCGACATGATCCGGGACACCCTGGATGAAATCTTAGGCAAACGCGTAAGCAAGGAAATCTCCCAGCAAATCAAGGATATCCTGAAGAGCGAACCGGAGGTGCGTGGTGCCTATGACCTCGTCCTGTACAACTATGGCCCCAATAAGGATCTGGCTTCCGTCCATATCGAGCTGCCCGATACCATGAACGTCAAGGATGTCGATAAGCTCACCCGCACGGTGGAAACCAAAGTCTATGAACAGACCGGCATTATCCTGGCCGCAGTGGGCGTGTATTCCCACAATACCGAGGATAACGAGGCGGCCCGGATACATAGCGATGTGCGGGAAAGGGTAACCGCCTACGACTGGGCCTTGCAGATCCACGGTTTCTATGTGGATACAGAGGCCAAGGACATGCGCTTTGACGTGGTCATGAGCTTTGACATCAAGCCCCAGGAAGGATTGCGTATCCTTCACGCAGATTTAAAACAGGCCTACCCGGAGTACAACATTCATATCGTATCCGACGTGGATCTTTCCGATTAA
- a CDS encoding methyl-accepting chemotaxis protein, whose amino-acid sequence MNGQETIASIIRRLLKQVFLMVVAVVAIVGVSLYFFTSYVALVNDAGVVRGGSQRIVKQVLAGADASKTTEKIEGLLAGMKSRMHIGSFPDRRDEVEKYWQGEVKPAIEAYKQTKNPEQLLSVSETYFDKTNAMVDSAQLMVDVMAVILYILLAGFIAAVYFVLKRVTAIFEERVVQPLSALEGSINQLARGHMTQKFTYPREDEIGALYKLLNEMRQEILGYVKDIEKNLDTMANGDLVSTTDMQYIGDYAPIQQNIQHIRQALCREMQSMGEMAAMVAVSAGEVSKVSQSLAEGAMSQNETVQDLQNKIGEAIAENAKVEAYVEEALEARRVTKARIDQSRQQMDNVVAAMQEIGEASKEIRSILGTLDEITGQTALLSLNASIEAARAGEAGRGFAVVAENVRKLAEQSADSTQNIQQLISNALAAIDRGTEVVNKAAESLAGTSQNTAVVDAAFQKMKEQSLTQQGKMEEVGALSQDILGVVTDNSAVSEECAASSTELSNFSDSLKESVNKFRTS is encoded by the coding sequence GTGAATGGACAAGAAACGATTGCCAGCATTATTCGCAGGTTATTGAAGCAGGTTTTTCTCATGGTGGTGGCAGTAGTGGCCATTGTGGGTGTAAGTCTTTATTTTTTCACCAGCTATGTGGCGCTGGTAAATGATGCCGGTGTCGTTCGCGGTGGCAGCCAGCGCATTGTGAAGCAGGTCCTGGCGGGAGCCGATGCCTCCAAGACCACGGAGAAGATTGAAGGACTGCTGGCAGGCATGAAGAGCCGGATGCATATCGGCAGTTTCCCTGACCGCCGGGATGAGGTGGAAAAGTATTGGCAGGGAGAGGTGAAACCGGCCATTGAAGCCTACAAGCAGACGAAAAATCCCGAGCAGCTGCTGAGCGTCAGTGAAACGTATTTTGATAAGACCAATGCCATGGTGGATTCCGCCCAGCTTATGGTGGATGTGATGGCTGTGATCCTCTATATCCTGCTGGCCGGTTTTATTGCCGCCGTGTATTTCGTGCTGAAGCGGGTTACGGCCATCTTTGAAGAACGGGTGGTGCAGCCCTTGTCGGCACTGGAGGGCAGCATCAACCAGCTGGCCCGGGGCCATATGACGCAGAAATTCACCTATCCCCGGGAGGATGAGATCGGAGCGCTGTATAAGCTGCTGAACGAAATGCGGCAGGAAATCCTGGGCTATGTCAAGGACATCGAAAAGAACCTGGATACCATGGCGAATGGGGATTTGGTCTCCACTACGGATATGCAGTACATTGGCGATTATGCGCCCATCCAGCAGAATATCCAGCATATCCGGCAGGCCCTTTGCCGGGAAATGCAGAGCATGGGAGAAATGGCTGCCATGGTGGCGGTCAGTGCGGGGGAAGTCTCCAAGGTTTCCCAAAGTCTGGCCGAAGGTGCTATGAGTCAGAATGAGACGGTGCAGGATCTGCAAAACAAGATTGGCGAGGCCATTGCGGAAAATGCCAAGGTGGAGGCCTATGTGGAGGAGGCCTTGGAAGCCCGCCGGGTTACGAAGGCGCGTATTGACCAGAGCCGTCAGCAGATGGACAATGTGGTGGCGGCCATGCAGGAAATCGGCGAAGCCTCCAAGGAAATCCGCTCGATTTTGGGAACCCTGGACGAGATCACGGGGCAGACTGCCCTGCTGTCCCTGAATGCTTCCATTGAAGCGGCCCGGGCCGGCGAAGCGGGCCGCGGCTTTGCGGTGGTGGCAGAAAATGTGCGGAAATTGGCCGAGCAGTCTGCTGATTCCACTCAAAATATCCAGCAGCTTATCTCCAATGCCCTTGCGGCCATTGACCGGGGGACGGAAGTGGTGAACAAGGCCGCAGAATCCCTGGCGGGGACCTCCCAGAACACCGCCGTGGTGGATGCGGCTTTCCAAAAGATGAAGGAACAGAGCCTTACCCAGCAGGGGAAGATGGAAGAAGTTGGTGCTCTTTCCCAGGATATTTTGGGCGTGGTTACTGACAACTCCGCTGTTTCGGAGGAATGCGCGGCTTCCAGCACGGAACTGTCCAATTTCTCCGATTCGCTGAAGGAGAGCGTGAACAAATTCCGTACCAGCTGA
- a CDS encoding chaperone NapD gives MAICSMIVKRKEEEKESVRAYLESLSGISVEQETPQGEFIILVEAANLGALHQIGQEIEQAEGVLGLYPSYITTEDEETQP, from the coding sequence ATGGCTATTTGCAGCATGATTGTGAAGAGGAAAGAAGAGGAAAAGGAGAGTGTGCGGGCTTATCTGGAAAGTCTTTCCGGCATCAGCGTGGAGCAGGAAACGCCCCAGGGGGAGTTCATTATTCTGGTGGAGGCAGCGAATTTGGGAGCGCTGCACCAGATCGGTCAGGAAATCGAGCAGGCTGAAGGGGTGCTGGGGCTTTACCCCAGTTATATCACCACAGAGGATGAAGAAACGCAGCCGTAA
- a CDS encoding 4Fe-4S dicluster domain-containing protein, which yields MDRRTLIKMALGGGILGLLLGSSKNSKSGEAGEGFIRPPGAEPEELFLATCARCGKCAEICPLGCIKIAHGEQGLAIGTPYIVPLEGYCDLCLKCVEVCTAGALKPVEKEKVRMGLAEIDKDICLARKGEDCRVCHGNCPFYDKAIKLESYKYPTVDPDYCTGCGRCENVCIASPQKAITVKPRRD from the coding sequence ATGGATAGGAGGACGCTTATCAAAATGGCCCTGGGCGGCGGAATCCTGGGATTGCTTTTGGGAAGCAGCAAAAACAGTAAAAGCGGTGAAGCAGGTGAGGGCTTTATCCGTCCTCCCGGGGCAGAGCCAGAGGAACTCTTTCTGGCCACCTGCGCCCGCTGCGGCAAATGTGCCGAGATCTGTCCGCTGGGCTGTATCAAAATTGCCCATGGGGAACAAGGTCTGGCCATTGGCACACCCTACATCGTGCCCTTGGAAGGGTACTGTGACCTTTGCCTGAAATGTGTGGAGGTCTGTACGGCAGGTGCTTTGAAGCCGGTGGAGAAGGAAAAAGTCCGCATGGGGCTGGCGGAGATCGACAAGGATATCTGCCTGGCCAGAAAGGGGGAGGATTGTCGGGTCTGTCATGGGAATTGCCCCTTTTATGACAAGGCCATCAAGCTGGAGAGCTATAAGTATCCCACTGTGGATCCGGATTACTGTACCGGCTGCGGCCGCTGTGAGAACGTCTGCATTGCCAGCCCGCAAAAAGCCATAACCGTAAAGCCCAGGCGGGATTGA
- a CDS encoding 4Fe-4S binding protein, which yields MQVRIIRKIVQIFFLVLLLLPIWYTDLLWYGTYISADLMGLQLTDPLTALEITLAGKSLWLPLLLSALPLTLLAVLLGRLFCSFVCPLNFLLELIPVKRRQVLKEKSLPLAALGITLLLSLILSLPVFDTVSPVFALMRALLFGVGLELVLLLLVLAAALIWGQKIWCRTLCPLGALYGLLGAKRILKVRVEESKCTHCGKCAAVCSMGTAPGRENLADNMLCTNCGDCIDVCREKALHYSFKGKNTES from the coding sequence ATGCAGGTGCGAATCATTCGTAAAATTGTCCAAATATTTTTTCTAGTCTTGTTATTGCTGCCCATCTGGTATACGGATCTGCTCTGGTATGGCACGTATATCTCGGCAGACCTTATGGGATTGCAACTGACCGATCCCTTGACGGCATTGGAGATCACTTTGGCGGGCAAGTCCCTTTGGCTGCCGCTGCTGTTGTCAGCTTTGCCGTTGACGTTATTGGCTGTGCTGTTGGGGCGGCTCTTTTGCAGCTTTGTCTGTCCCCTTAATTTTCTGCTGGAGCTGATTCCTGTGAAGCGCAGGCAGGTCCTTAAGGAGAAAAGCCTGCCGCTGGCGGCCTTGGGGATAACGCTTCTTTTGTCATTGATCCTTTCCCTGCCTGTATTTGACACCGTCTCACCGGTATTTGCCCTGATGCGCGCCCTGCTGTTCGGCGTGGGGCTGGAACTTGTCCTGCTGTTGCTGGTGCTGGCCGCGGCGCTGATCTGGGGACAGAAAATCTGGTGCCGCACCCTTTGTCCGCTGGGCGCCTTGTACGGTCTTTTGGGTGCGAAGCGGATCTTGAAGGTGCGTGTGGAGGAAAGCAAATGTACCCACTGCGGCAAATGCGCTGCCGTTTGCAGCATGGGCACCGCGCCGGGACGAGAGAATCTGGCGGACAATATGCTCTGTACCAATTGTGGGGATTGTATCGACGTTTGCAGGGAGAAGGCCTTGCATTATAGTTTTAAGGGAAAAAATACGGAGTCATAA
- a CDS encoding cytochrome c3 family protein, with translation MSLGDKSIKLKHLAIAGIACIVAFAGAYGMIEATNQNTFCGEQCHEMDPMYVTWQHSNHKNVDCADCHEQPGFTGLVQSKMKGTKELFLHVTGNVPDPIKLQNTNEVNCYNCHQDKIKEAEIAGPRKDPHTAKHFENGMNCVTCHSGIVHNEAANKTLPSRERCYTCHLDAMGSL, from the coding sequence ATGAGTTTGGGTGATAAGTCGATCAAACTGAAGCATCTTGCCATAGCAGGAATCGCCTGCATTGTGGCCTTTGCAGGGGCCTATGGCATGATCGAGGCCACGAATCAGAATACGTTCTGTGGGGAGCAGTGCCACGAGATGGACCCCATGTATGTGACTTGGCAGCATTCCAACCATAAGAACGTGGATTGTGCGGACTGCCATGAGCAGCCAGGTTTTACGGGATTGGTGCAGTCCAAGATGAAGGGCACCAAGGAACTGTTCCTGCATGTGACGGGCAATGTTCCCGACCCCATCAAGCTGCAGAACACCAATGAAGTGAACTGCTATAACTGTCATCAGGACAAGATCAAGGAGGCGGAGATTGCCGGGCCGCGCAAGGATCCCCATACCGCCAAGCATTTTGAAAATGGCATGAACTGCGTTACCTGTCATTCCGGCATCGTGCATAACGAGGCAGCCAATAAGACGCTGCCCAGCCGTGAGCGTTGCTACACCTGCCATCTTGATGCCATGGGTTCACTTTGA
- a CDS encoding molybdopterin-dependent oxidoreductase — translation MKFSRRDFLKAMAMSAAMLATGCGTKRDPHKGPVEQKDAEKWVKGVCRYCGTGCGVLAGVTGGKIVAVKGDPDCAVNKGRLCVKGILLPKIMDTPDRLKKPLIKKDGKFVEASWDEAMNLVVEKFKEAIASYGPDSVGFYGSGQTFAEETYTMQKIFRAGIGTNNVEGNPRTCMASAVAGFVTTFGADEPMGTYADIEAADTFFLIGSNSAEAHPVLFSRIVDRKNSDPNVKIIVADPRKTRTADVADYYLPFIPSRDLALMNAMAYVIIEEGLTNEKFIADHTEFMKGASDKLTYDEYKAFLQDYTPEKVEAACGIPAATIREVARLFADPKRKTMSMWCMGFNQRTRGVWANNLVHNLHLLTGKICSPGNTPFSLTGQPSACGSVRETGGLSHILPAHRFVANEKHRNQLEEIWGIPKGTLPSKPGYHTLEMFKAAVTGDLKCLWVMTTNPGQSLPNLNYYRPGMEKVFMVVSETYHPTRTSELADVVLPAALWMEKEGVYGNGERRTNHIAKAVEPPGEARPDLQTIIDFGKRMGYEHLVKFNTPEEVWAEYQKCQEGTDMQMASYKRLREGHGFTWPVAPDPNSSPETYIRYAEGYDPYVKEGEGIKFYCRKNNRAVIYARPQIDAQEMPDAEYPFFLTTGRMLEHWHTATMTGNVPELKNAAPEMYVEINEEDAKRLGINDGDYVNITSRRATCKFKAKINGRGKPMPGLVYVSFHDKEDDRLINKVLLDAFDPGSKQPEYKVCAVQISKAS, via the coding sequence ATGAAATTTTCCAGAAGAGATTTTTTGAAGGCGATGGCCATGTCAGCGGCCATGCTGGCCACAGGCTGCGGCACGAAGCGCGATCCACATAAAGGTCCCGTGGAGCAGAAGGATGCGGAAAAATGGGTCAAGGGCGTCTGCCGTTACTGCGGCACGGGCTGCGGCGTATTGGCCGGGGTGACCGGCGGCAAGATCGTGGCAGTGAAGGGCGATCCCGATTGTGCGGTCAATAAAGGGCGTCTTTGCGTCAAGGGGATACTGCTGCCGAAAATCATGGATACCCCCGATCGGCTGAAAAAGCCTTTGATCAAAAAGGACGGCAAATTTGTCGAGGCCAGCTGGGATGAGGCCATGAATCTGGTAGTGGAAAAATTCAAGGAGGCCATCGCCAGCTACGGGCCGGACTCCGTGGGCTTCTACGGCTCCGGCCAGACCTTTGCCGAGGAAACCTACACCATGCAGAAGATTTTCCGGGCAGGCATTGGCACCAACAATGTGGAGGGCAACCCACGCACCTGTATGGCCAGTGCTGTGGCAGGTTTTGTCACCACCTTTGGGGCGGACGAGCCCATGGGCACCTATGCCGATATTGAAGCCGCAGATACCTTCTTCCTAATCGGCTCCAATTCCGCCGAGGCCCATCCGGTGCTGTTCTCCCGCATTGTGGACCGCAAGAACAGCGACCCCAATGTGAAGATCATCGTGGCGGATCCCAGAAAGACCCGCACAGCGGATGTGGCGGACTATTATCTGCCCTTTATCCCCAGCCGGGATCTGGCCCTGATGAATGCCATGGCCTATGTCATCATTGAGGAAGGTCTGACCAATGAGAAATTCATTGCGGATCATACGGAATTTATGAAGGGAGCCAGCGACAAGCTCACCTATGATGAGTACAAGGCTTTCCTGCAGGATTATACGCCGGAGAAGGTGGAGGCAGCCTGCGGCATTCCTGCGGCAACGATTCGCGAGGTGGCCAGACTCTTTGCGGATCCCAAGCGCAAGACCATGTCCATGTGGTGTATGGGCTTCAACCAGCGCACCCGGGGTGTATGGGCAAATAATCTGGTGCACAATCTGCACCTTTTGACCGGCAAGATCTGCAGCCCGGGCAACACTCCCTTCTCCCTGACGGGACAGCCCAGCGCCTGCGGCAGTGTCCGGGAGACCGGCGGCCTTTCCCATATCCTGCCGGCCCATCGCTTTGTGGCCAATGAAAAGCATCGGAATCAGCTGGAGGAAATCTGGGGAATCCCGAAAGGTACGCTGCCTTCCAAGCCCGGCTATCATACCCTGGAAATGTTCAAGGCTGCGGTCACCGGTGACCTCAAATGCCTCTGGGTCATGACCACCAATCCGGGCCAGTCCCTGCCGAACCTCAACTACTATCGTCCCGGCATGGAAAAGGTCTTTATGGTGGTGTCCGAAACCTATCATCCCACCCGCACGTCGGAACTGGCAGATGTGGTATTGCCCGCTGCCCTCTGGATGGAAAAGGAAGGCGTCTATGGCAACGGCGAGCGCCGTACCAACCATATTGCCAAGGCCGTGGAACCGCCTGGCGAAGCCCGGCCGGATCTGCAGACCATCATCGATTTCGGCAAGCGCATGGGCTATGAGCATCTGGTCAAATTCAACACCCCGGAGGAGGTCTGGGCCGAGTATCAGAAATGCCAGGAGGGCACCGATATGCAGATGGCCTCCTACAAGCGGCTGCGGGAAGGCCATGGCTTTACCTGGCCGGTGGCTCCGGATCCGAATTCCTCTCCGGAAACCTATATCCGCTATGCGGAAGGCTATGATCCCTATGTGAAGGAAGGGGAGGGCATCAAGTTCTATTGCCGGAAGAACAACCGGGCCGTCATCTACGCCCGGCCGCAGATCGATGCCCAGGAAATGCCCGATGCGGAATATCCCTTCTTCCTGACCACTGGTCGCATGCTGGAGCATTGGCATACCGCCACCATGACCGGCAATGTGCCGGAACTCAAGAATGCCGCCCCGGAAATGTATGTGGAAATCAACGAAGAGGATGCCAAGCGCCTTGGCATCAACGACGGGGATTATGTCAATATCACCTCCCGCCGGGCCACCTGCAAGTTCAAGGCAAAGATCAACGGCCGCGGCAAGCCCATGCCGGGCCTGGTCTATGTATCCTTCCATGACAAGGAGGATGACCGCCTGATCAACAAGGTGCTTTTAGATGCCTTCGACCCGGGTTCCAAGCAGCCTGAGTACAAGGTATGCGCCGTGCAGATTTCCAAAGCCTCTTAA
- a CDS encoding phosphatase PAP2 family protein, which yields MDKAILIFIQENIRADLWTPILMLITNMGHYGAIWIAMTIVLALRPATRHQGILALISLLFCGGIAACIKHLVMRPRPFLQMPDLIPLGHLPHSFSFPSGHTVCAFAAAFILWRTCQGWQRYFFMVFAVIMAFSRLYAGVHYPTDVLAGIIVAFAGSSLVWHFRSTLFSSR from the coding sequence ATGGACAAAGCAATACTCATCTTCATACAGGAAAATATCCGTGCGGATCTATGGACGCCCATTCTGATGCTGATTACCAATATGGGGCATTATGGAGCCATCTGGATCGCCATGACCATTGTTCTGGCCCTTCGCCCAGCGACCAGACACCAGGGAATACTGGCCTTGATCTCCCTGCTCTTTTGTGGCGGAATAGCCGCATGCATAAAGCATCTGGTCATGCGGCCGCGTCCCTTTTTGCAAATGCCCGACCTCATCCCCTTGGGGCATCTGCCCCATTCCTTTTCCTTCCCCTCCGGGCATACGGTCTGTGCCTTTGCCGCAGCCTTTATCCTTTGGCGAACCTGCCAAGGCTGGCAGCGATACTTTTTCATGGTTTTCGCTGTCATCATGGCCTTTTCCCGGCTTTATGCCGGTGTCCACTATCCTACGGATGTACTAGCCGGCATAATCGTGGCTTTTGCCGGCAGCAGCCTGGTCTGGCATTTCCGTTCAACTCTCTTTAGCAGCAGATAA
- a CDS encoding FAD-dependent oxidoreductase yields the protein MAKYIVVGGVAGGATAAARLRRLDEAAEIILVERGGDISFANCGLPYYVGGVIPRQEDLLVMTPAKFRGLFNVDVRVQSEVVKVDTAARQVTIRHGEEEYPESYDALLLSPGAQPLRPPIPGIDHERIVTLRNVPDAAVLKKLVGDYPQGRAVVVGGGFIGVEAAENLQAQGLSVTLVEAAPHILAPFDTDMSALAEAELRQNGVKLLLEQGVQEFLHHEDGTIGVKIPQEVLTADFVVLAIGVRPDTAFLQDSGIELGERGHILVDEYMQTSAPAVFAVGDAVMTFDGLTGKKAALPLAGPANRQGRLAADNIAGKKRKYAGVVGSSVLKVFSLTAAATGKNERALQQAGLVYGKDYRYTITYPNDHASYYPQAEPFALKVLFSLQDGKVLGAQAIGKKGVDKRIDVLAAVLRLGGTVYDLEDLELAYAPPFSSAKDPVNMAGYYGDNILQGLTNPLLPGELAAEQERGALIIDVRPPEMFAAGHVEGAINIPAAKMREQLDKLDKKRPLVVICKIGMNGYFMERMLKQSGFEVRNMMGGFTYLQGTLPK from the coding sequence ATGGCAAAATACATCGTAGTTGGCGGCGTGGCCGGCGGCGCCACAGCAGCTGCCCGTCTGCGGCGGCTGGACGAAGCGGCAGAAATCATTCTGGTGGAGCGCGGCGGCGATATTTCCTTTGCCAATTGCGGCCTGCCCTATTATGTGGGAGGCGTTATTCCACGGCAGGAAGATTTGCTGGTGATGACGCCGGCCAAATTCCGCGGGCTTTTTAACGTGGATGTGCGGGTGCAGAGCGAAGTCGTAAAGGTGGATACGGCAGCCCGTCAGGTAACCATTCGCCACGGCGAGGAAGAATATCCGGAAAGCTATGATGCATTGCTGCTGTCCCCTGGTGCCCAGCCCCTGCGGCCACCGATTCCGGGCATTGACCATGAACGCATTGTAACCCTGCGCAATGTACCGGATGCTGCGGTCTTGAAGAAGCTGGTCGGGGATTATCCCCAGGGGCGTGCCGTGGTGGTCGGCGGCGGTTTCATCGGCGTGGAAGCGGCGGAGAATCTGCAGGCTCAGGGCCTGTCCGTGACATTGGTGGAAGCAGCACCCCATATTCTGGCTCCCTTTGATACGGATATGTCAGCCCTGGCAGAAGCTGAACTGCGCCAGAACGGCGTGAAGCTGCTGTTGGAGCAGGGCGTACAGGAATTCCTTCATCATGAGGATGGCACCATTGGCGTTAAAATTCCTCAGGAAGTGCTGACGGCTGATTTTGTGGTGCTGGCCATCGGCGTGCGCCCGGATACGGCATTCCTGCAGGATAGCGGCATCGAGCTGGGGGAAAGGGGGCATATTTTAGTTGATGAATATATGCAGACCAGCGCCCCGGCAGTCTTTGCCGTAGGTGATGCGGTAATGACCTTTGACGGCCTGACGGGGAAGAAGGCGGCGCTGCCTTTGGCTGGTCCCGCCAATCGTCAGGGGCGGCTGGCCGCTGACAATATTGCCGGCAAAAAACGCAAGTATGCCGGCGTGGTCGGCAGTTCAGTGCTCAAGGTCTTTTCTTTGACTGCTGCCGCTACCGGCAAAAACGAGCGGGCCTTGCAGCAGGCGGGGCTGGTTTATGGCAAGGACTATCGTTATACCATCACTTATCCCAATGACCATGCGTCTTATTATCCCCAGGCGGAGCCCTTCGCCCTTAAAGTGCTGTTCAGCCTGCAGGATGGCAAGGTCCTTGGTGCCCAGGCAATTGGTAAAAAGGGCGTGGATAAGCGGATTGATGTATTGGCTGCTGTTTTGCGTTTAGGCGGCACGGTGTATGATTTGGAAGATTTGGAGCTTGCCTATGCGCCGCCCTTCTCTTCAGCCAAAGACCCAGTGAATATGGCCGGATACTATGGCGATAACATCCTGCAGGGCCTGACCAATCCCCTGCTGCCGGGGGAACTGGCGGCCGAACAGGAACGGGGGGCCTTGATCATCGATGTGCGTCCGCCGGAAATGTTTGCGGCAGGCCATGTAGAGGGAGCAATCAATATCCCGGCGGCAAAAATGCGGGAACAACTGGATAAGCTGGATAAAAAACGGCCCCTGGTGGTCATCTGCAAAATTGGCATGAACGGATATTTCATGGAACGCATGCTGAAGCAGTCAGGCTTTGAGGTTCGCAATATGATGGGTGGTTTCACCTATCTGCAGGGAACTTTGCCGAAATAA
- a CDS encoding DUF5714 domain-containing protein, whose product MQEECLICKEKLEYLAEDVMMECAICHKQENSKTRCINGHYVCNECHTQGIDEIIGLCLEESSKNPLLIIQKMMDLPFCHMHGPEHHVMVGAALLTAYRNAGGDIDLAAALIEMMKRGKSVPGGACGFWGACGAGISSGMFVSIISGSTPLQEQPFALSHKMTAKSLGRIGDIGGPRCCKRDSFLSILSAIEFVKENFGVEMEGEKVVCSYVGQNNQCIGKRCPFSPFNIKY is encoded by the coding sequence GTGCAGGAAGAATGTTTGATTTGTAAGGAAAAACTGGAATATCTTGCTGAAGATGTCATGATGGAATGTGCAATTTGCCATAAGCAGGAGAACAGCAAGACCAGATGTATAAATGGCCACTATGTGTGCAATGAGTGTCATACCCAGGGTATCGATGAGATTATCGGCCTGTGTCTGGAGGAATCCTCGAAGAATCCCCTCCTTATCATCCAAAAGATGATGGATTTGCCCTTCTGTCATATGCACGGCCCGGAACATCATGTTATGGTGGGCGCCGCCTTGTTGACGGCTTATCGGAATGCCGGGGGCGATATTGATTTAGCGGCGGCCCTCATAGAAATGATGAAGCGGGGCAAAAGTGTGCCAGGGGGAGCTTGTGGCTTTTGGGGAGCCTGCGGTGCGGGAATCAGCTCCGGCATGTTCGTTTCCATTATTTCCGGTTCCACCCCTTTGCAGGAACAGCCCTTTGCCTTGTCCCATAAGATGACGGCAAAATCCTTGGGAAGAATCGGAGATATTGGTGGCCCGCGCTGCTGCAAGCGGGATTCCTTCCTGTCCATACTTTCGGCTATAGAATTCGTAAAGGAAAACTTTGGTGTGGAGATGGAAGGCGAGAAAGTCGTATGCAGCTATGTCGGGCAGAATAATCAATGCATTGGAAAACGCTGTCCGTTTTCGCCGTTCAACATAAAATATTAG